The following proteins are encoded in a genomic region of Coleofasciculus chthonoplastes PCC 7420:
- a CDS encoding DUF3368 domain-containing protein: protein MIVVSDTSPITNLAAIGQLDLLRQLYKTIIIPQAVYDEMVAVNKIVPGAVEVQSLSWIQTKTVADVQRVTDIQTSQNNIDLGEAEAIILALELKANLLLMDERRGRALATNYGLNVTGLLGVLLQAKQNGFIPTVKPLIDRLMGELDFRVSSQLYATILQAAGE, encoded by the coding sequence ATGATTGTTGTCAGTGATACTTCACCCATCACCAATCTGGCAGCAATTGGTCAGCTCGATTTATTGCGGCAACTCTATAAAACCATCATTATTCCGCAAGCTGTTTATGATGAAATGGTGGCAGTGAATAAAATTGTTCCTGGTGCAGTTGAAGTACAGTCTCTATCTTGGATTCAGACTAAGACAGTCGCTGATGTTCAAAGAGTGACAGATATTCAAACTAGCCAGAACAATATTGATTTGGGTGAAGCCGAAGCAATCATTTTAGCGCTGGAATTGAAAGCTAACCTACTCCTGATGGATGAGCGGCGTGGTAGAGCGTTGGCAACTAATTATGGACTTAACGTAACTGGATTATTAGGCGTTCTACTACAAGCTAAACAGAATGGTTTCATTCCCACGGTCAAGCCTCTGATAGATCGGTTGATGGGGGAGTTAGATTTTCGGGTAAGTAGTCAGTTGTATGCAACAATCCTACAAGCGGCGGGTGAGTAG
- a CDS encoding polysaccharide deacetylase family protein: MQFAPLYPLLYPILQTVFPDCLWSGSPQSRTIALTFDDGPHPQYTPHLLQVLERYDVKASFFWLGTCVKSAPNVAREVYAQGHWIGLHGYHHHSFPLLTPDTLKQSLEKTQATITQACGLNSDRLRDVRPPNGLFTPQTLRLLHQWHYRPVMWSVVPEDWVRPGTSVVVRRVLQQVQNGSLLVLHDGYCGGEDVTQTTAVLIPILLNQGFNFVTIDQLWQLK, translated from the coding sequence ATGCAGTTTGCCCCCCTCTATCCCCTGCTGTACCCAATTCTGCAGACTGTCTTTCCTGATTGTCTTTGGTCAGGTTCACCCCAGTCGCGAACCATTGCGCTCACGTTTGATGATGGTCCTCACCCTCAGTACACCCCCCATCTTCTGCAAGTCCTAGAGCGCTACGATGTAAAAGCCAGCTTTTTCTGGTTAGGTACTTGTGTCAAATCGGCACCAAACGTTGCCCGTGAGGTCTACGCCCAAGGTCATTGGATTGGATTGCACGGCTATCATCACCACTCTTTCCCCTTGCTGACACCAGATACGCTCAAGCAAAGTTTAGAAAAAACCCAAGCCACAATTACCCAAGCTTGTGGACTGAACTCCGATCGCCTGCGGGATGTTCGCCCCCCGAATGGTCTGTTTACTCCCCAAACTCTCAGATTATTACACCAATGGCATTACCGACCTGTGATGTGGAGTGTTGTACCAGAAGACTGGGTACGTCCTGGGACTTCAGTCGTTGTCCGGCGAGTCCTACAGCAAGTACAGAATGGATCACTCCTGGTCTTGCATGATGGTTACTGTGGAGGAGAAGATGTTACCCAAACGACAGCCGTGTTAATCCCAATCCTACTGAATCAAGGATTTAACTTTGTGACCATTGACCAACTCTGGCAACTCAAATAA
- a CDS encoding CPXCG motif-containing cysteine-rich protein has product MENTAEYSCAYCGEANVTFIDISAGSQQSYVEDCQVCCQPNILYVRIDEETLDVEIDTDVES; this is encoded by the coding sequence ATGGAAAATACAGCGGAATACAGTTGTGCCTACTGTGGCGAAGCCAATGTCACCTTTATTGATATTAGTGCAGGCTCTCAGCAATCCTATGTTGAGGATTGTCAGGTTTGTTGTCAACCGAATATTTTGTATGTCCGGATTGATGAAGAAACCCTCGACGTGGAAATTGATACGGATGTGGAAAGTTAA
- a CDS encoding alpha/beta fold hydrolase — protein MIEPNGFKQHSLVTSLGRMTYYTADDMPWQTPETPEPEERPTLVFLHGFGGGSSAYEWSKVYPAFASEYRVLAPDLIGWGRSEHPERNYQIDDYITTINEFLEQTCPQGTPVIASSLTAALTIRAAIARPELYKSLILTTPSGLSDFGEDYTRSFFAQLISTPILDRILYSTGVATEGGIRSFLESRQFARSSRIYSEIVEAYLASAQQPNAEYAALSFVRGDLCFDLSLYITQLTTPTAIIWGQKSEFTSPEIGKRLAALNPKAVQVFQTLEDVGLTPQLELPAVTIGLIQKYLKMLKSEDRIAD, from the coding sequence ATGATTGAACCCAACGGTTTTAAACAGCACTCCTTAGTGACCTCACTGGGACGCATGACATACTACACGGCTGACGACATGCCGTGGCAAACCCCAGAAACCCCTGAGCCAGAAGAACGACCAACATTAGTGTTTTTGCATGGCTTTGGAGGCGGGTCATCAGCGTATGAGTGGTCAAAGGTCTATCCGGCATTTGCTAGTGAGTATCGAGTTTTAGCCCCTGACCTCATCGGTTGGGGTCGTTCAGAGCATCCTGAACGCAATTATCAGATTGATGACTACATCACCACGATTAATGAATTCCTAGAGCAAACCTGTCCTCAAGGAACACCAGTGATTGCTTCGTCTCTAACCGCCGCTTTGACAATCCGAGCCGCGATCGCACGTCCTGAACTGTATAAGTCTTTGATTCTCACCACTCCATCAGGACTCTCTGATTTCGGGGAAGACTACACACGTAGCTTTTTTGCTCAGTTAATCAGCACACCGATTCTGGATCGCATCCTCTACAGCACTGGTGTCGCCACTGAAGGCGGTATCCGCAGTTTCTTGGAAAGTCGGCAATTTGCTCGTTCCAGCCGAATTTACTCAGAAATCGTGGAGGCTTATTTAGCCTCAGCTCAACAACCCAATGCTGAATATGCAGCGCTGTCGTTTGTGCGGGGAGACTTGTGCTTTGACTTATCCCTGTACATTACTCAACTGACCACTCCCACAGCAATTATCTGGGGACAAAAATCGGAATTTACCAGCCCAGAAATCGGCAAGCGACTGGCGGCTCTCAATCCGAAAGCCGTTCAAGTCTTTCAAACCCTTGAAGATGTTGGATTGACTCCTCAGCTCGAATTACCAGCCGTCACAATTGGTTTAATCCAAAAGTATTTGAAAATGCTAAAGTCTGAGGACAGAATTGCAGATTAG
- a CDS encoding DUF4330 domain-containing protein — MTILDSKGRLFGKISLLDLGAVLVILLVIVGIFFIPGTGSVAQIPGSSAEKSVEVDLIVRGLSVRKPEDLMSQFREEKKTNIVIRNQPSGQVDIISVKELPRLVIVPQPDGSAKALPDPRPDTFSTDILMTLGGQATITNDGPVLGNSKLKIGTPVELEGKDYNFNASVIDVRVE; from the coding sequence ATGACTATTTTGGATTCTAAAGGTCGTCTTTTTGGTAAAATCAGCCTTCTTGATCTAGGGGCTGTCTTGGTCATTTTATTAGTGATTGTGGGAATCTTTTTCATTCCAGGTACAGGTTCCGTCGCTCAGATACCTGGAAGCAGCGCCGAAAAATCTGTTGAAGTTGATTTGATTGTTCGAGGGTTGAGCGTGCGTAAGCCAGAGGATTTGATGTCTCAATTTAGAGAAGAAAAGAAAACAAATATCGTTATTCGCAATCAACCCTCTGGTCAGGTAGACATCATATCCGTAAAAGAATTGCCAAGACTGGTTATTGTACCTCAACCCGATGGCTCGGCTAAAGCACTACCCGATCCCAGACCTGACACCTTTAGCACTGATATACTAATGACCCTCGGTGGTCAAGCCACTATTACCAATGATGGTCCGGTTCTGGGAAATAGCAAGCTTAAAATTGGAACGCCTGTGGAATTAGAGGGTAAGGATTACAATTTCAACGCTAGCGTGATTGATGTCAGGGTTGAATGA
- a CDS encoding MFS transporter, with protein MDQSPSSALPKPEIKTLRFTTKFTYGVGELSAAIPGNILSFFFLFFLTNIAGLSASKAGTVMLISKAWDAINDPLIGWLSDHTRSPWGRRYPWIVCGAVPLGLFFMLLWIVPTFSQDATLNQQALFGYYGVLGVLFYAAFTSVLLPFSALAPELTQDYHERTSLISFKSAFSVGGAILALVLAQVIFSVVEHPSQKYLVLGIVCATCAVVSAYVSVLGTHRVVLNQQEPETVNESVRPSLPWRSQIGYIFTNRPFLYVMGIYLCSWLGVQITAAILPYFVINWMGLPDHHFTQVAIAVQGTALAMMFIWSFVSKRLGKKAVYLIGMPLLILAEAGLFFLQPGQVGLLYGLAVLAGFGIATAYLIPWSMLPDVVDLDELNSGQRREGIFYGFMVLFQKMGFAIALFLVGKILDWAGFISSVAGEPNPVQPESALFAIRMIIGPLPTLILLCGLVFSYFYPITREVHVQILHQLWERNHQS; from the coding sequence ATGGATCAGTCTCCCTCATCCGCTTTACCGAAGCCAGAGATTAAAACGCTGCGTTTTACCACCAAGTTTACCTATGGAGTGGGTGAGTTATCAGCCGCGATTCCTGGCAATATTTTATCCTTTTTCTTCTTGTTTTTTCTCACGAATATCGCTGGACTTAGTGCGAGTAAAGCGGGTACTGTGATGCTGATTAGCAAAGCCTGGGATGCGATTAATGATCCGCTGATTGGCTGGCTGAGTGATCACACCCGTTCACCTTGGGGACGGCGTTATCCGTGGATTGTTTGTGGCGCGGTTCCTTTGGGACTCTTTTTTATGTTGCTGTGGATTGTGCCGACGTTTAGTCAGGATGCTACGTTGAATCAGCAGGCGTTATTCGGCTACTACGGTGTTTTAGGGGTTTTATTTTATGCTGCATTTACATCAGTGCTGCTGCCCTTCTCTGCCCTAGCTCCCGAACTGACTCAAGATTATCATGAGCGGACTAGCTTGATCAGTTTTAAATCGGCATTTTCTGTCGGTGGCGCAATTTTGGCATTAGTTTTGGCTCAAGTTATCTTTTCTGTAGTGGAACACCCTAGCCAAAAATATTTAGTGTTAGGAATTGTCTGTGCTACTTGCGCTGTTGTATCTGCCTACGTCAGTGTTTTAGGAACTCATCGGGTTGTCCTCAATCAGCAAGAACCAGAGACAGTGAATGAGTCGGTACGCCCATCGTTACCCTGGCGATCACAAATTGGCTATATCTTCACTAATCGCCCTTTCTTGTATGTCATGGGTATTTATCTTTGTTCTTGGTTAGGGGTACAGATTACTGCCGCAATTTTGCCCTACTTTGTGATTAACTGGATGGGATTACCCGATCACCACTTTACCCAAGTCGCGATCGCGGTTCAAGGAACGGCACTGGCGATGATGTTTATCTGGAGTTTTGTGAGTAAGCGGTTGGGGAAAAAAGCGGTTTATTTAATCGGGATGCCGTTGTTAATTCTGGCGGAAGCTGGCTTATTTTTCCTACAACCGGGTCAAGTGGGTTTACTCTATGGTTTGGCTGTATTGGCAGGATTTGGTATTGCTACGGCTTATCTAATTCCCTGGTCAATGTTACCCGATGTTGTGGATCTCGATGAACTCAATAGCGGACAACGACGGGAGGGGATTTTCTATGGGTTCATGGTATTGTTTCAGAAAATGGGGTTTGCGATCGCCCTGTTTTTAGTGGGAAAAATACTCGACTGGGCAGGGTTTATTTCCAGTGTGGCGGGAGAACCTAATCCTGTACAACCAGAGTCGGCGTTGTTTGCCATCCGGATGATTATTGGTCCGTTACCGACATTGATCTTACTTTGCGGTTTGGTTTTTAGCTATTTTTATCCGATTACTCGCGAGGTTCATGTCCAAATTCTCCATCAACTCTGGGAACGCAATCATCAGTCCTAA
- a CDS encoding UPF0175 family protein gives MSLVIPNDILQATKMTKDELKLEIAIMLYKQEKISSGKVRTWTGLTVIEFQHELAKRGLCINYDVEDFQSDIQTLQSMGLL, from the coding sequence ATGAGTCTGGTCATACCGAATGACATCCTCCAAGCCACCAAGATGACTAAGGATGAACTAAAGCTAGAGATTGCCATCATGCTGTACAAACAAGAAAAAATCAGCAGTGGCAAAGTCCGCACCTGGACTGGACTGACCGTAATTGAGTTCCAACACGAATTAGCCAAACGAGGACTTTGTATCAACTATGATGTAGAGGATTTTCAGTCGGATATTCAAACCTTGCAGTCAATGGGCTTACTATGA